One genomic window of Channa argus isolate prfri chromosome 5, Channa argus male v1.0, whole genome shotgun sequence includes the following:
- the lhb gene encoding lutropin subunit beta, translating into MRFVLVSRVMVLLVQTLVLGASSSIWPLAPAEAFQLPSCQLINQTVSLEKDGCPKCHPVETTMCSGHCITKDPVIKIPFSNVYQHVCTYRDMYYKTFEFPDCPPGVDPIVTYPVALSCHCSRCVMDTSDCTFESLQPDFCMNDIPYYY; encoded by the exons ATGAGGTTCGTGCTGGTCAGCAGAGTGATGGTCCTACTGGTGCAGACTTTGGTTCTAGGAGCCTCATCCTCCATTTGGCCTCTGGCTCCAGCAG AGGCCTTCCAGTTGCCGTCCTGCCAGCTCATCAACCAGACAGTGTCTCTGGAGAAGGACGGCTGTCCTAAGTGTCACCCAGTGGAAACAACCATGTGCAGTGGCCACTGCATCACCAAG GACCCCGTCATCAAGATACCGTTCAGCAACGTGTACCAGCATGTATGCACGTACCGGGACATGTACTACAAGACGTTTGAGTTTCCCGACTGTCCTCCTGGCGTGGACCCGATCGTCACCTACCCCGTGGCTTTAAGCTGCCACTGCAGCCGCTGTGTGATGGACACATCTGACTGCACCTTCGAGAGCCTGCAGCCTGACTTCTGCATGAATGACATACCTTACTACTACTAG